In a genomic window of Primulina huaijiensis isolate GDHJ02 chromosome 10, ASM1229523v2, whole genome shotgun sequence:
- the LOC140986374 gene encoding 2-methylpropanoate--CoA ligase CCL4-like produces the protein MNQRFMDQLKPSTANSSPLTPIGFLERAATVYADCPSIVYDSISYTWSQTYRRCLKMASSICSLGIVPGEVVSVLAPNIPAMYELHFAVPMAGAVLNTINLRLDSRTVSVLFLHAQPKLVFVDHQSVSLVLEALSLFPSGFRRPLLVSIMEGESEYPAEKGDFHGSYEQMVSMGSSDFNWVLPKSEYDPLTLNYTSGTTSSPKGVVHSHRGAFIIALDSLLEWSVPKEPVYMWTLPMFHANGWSYTWGMAAVGGINICLRKFDASVIYANIRQHKVSHMCGAPVVLNMLSNVPDGKPLERPVHILTAGAPPPAAVLFKTESLGFVVSHGYGLTETGGLVVCCSWKQNWNKFPAAERARLKARQGVRTVGMAEVDVIDPESGKSVARDGKTLGEIVLRGGCIMLGYLKDPESTSKSMKNGWFFTGDVGVMHPDGYLEVKDRSKDVIISGGENLSSVEVESILYTHPAVNEAAVVARPDEFWGETPCAFVSLKEGIKQKPTESDVIAFCREKLPRYMVPKTVVFKDELPKTSTGKIQKFLLRNMAAAMGASKMSRL, from the coding sequence ATGAACCAGAGATTCATGGATCAGCTGAAGCCCAGCACTGCGAATTCCAGCCCCCTGACGCCGATTGGCTTCCTTGAGAGAGCCGCCACAGTTTATGCTGATTGCCCTTCAATCGTTTACGATTCCATCTCCTACACATGGTCTCAAACTTACCGCAGATGCTTGAAAATGGCGTCCTCGATTTGTTCTTTAGGTATTGTCCCAGGGGAAGTGGTGTCTGTGCTGGCTCCGAACATCCCGGCCATGTATGAGCTTCATTTCGCCGTACCCATGGCCGGTGCGGTGCTCAACACCATCAACCTGCGTCTTGATTCACGTACGGTCTCTGTCCTTTTCCTCCATGCTCAACCAAAGCTTGTTTTCGTCGATCATCAATCGGTGTCGTTGGTTCTCGAAGCGTTGTCTCTGTTCCCCAGTGGTTTTCGGCGTCCTTTGCTTGTGAGTATCATGGAAGGAGAGTCGGAATATCCGGCGGAGAAAGGGGATTTTCATGGTAGTTATGAACAGATGGTGTCGATGGGTAGTTCGGATTTCAATTGGGttcttccaaaatctgaatatgATCCATTGACTTTGAATTACACGTCTGGAACAACCTCTTCGCCGAAAGGGGTAGTCCACAGTCATCGGGGAGCATTCATTATTGCTCTGGATTCATTGCTTGAGTGGTCCGTTCCGAAAGAGCCTGTTTACATGTGGACTCTGCCAATGTTTCATGCCAACGGGTGGAGCTACACCTGGGGCATGGCTGCAGTCGGTGGAATCAACATCTGCCTTCGGAAATTCGACGCTTCCGTTATCTACGCCAACATACGCCAACACAAGGTGTCCCACATGTGCGGCGCTCCGGTGGTGCTCAACATGCTGTCGAATGTTCCAGATGGAAAGCCACTGGAAAGGCCTGTTCATATTCTGACCGCCGGCGCGCCTCCTCCTGCGGCAGTGCTTTTTAAAACAGAATCACTCGGCTTTGTTGTATCTCATGGATACGGCCTGACGGAGACCGGAGGGCTGGTCGTTTGCTGCTCGTGGAAGCAGAACTGGAACAAATTTCCAGCGGCAGAGCGAGCCCGGCTGAAGGCTAGACAGGGAGTGAGAACCGTAGGAATGGCGGAGGTGGATGTAATCGATCCGGAATCAGGAAAGAGCGTGGCTCGAGATGGAAAAACTCTCGGAGAAATTGTGTTGAGAGGTGGATGCATAATGCTGGGATACCTTAAAGATCCCGAAAGCACTTCGAAATCCATGAAAAACGGCTGGTTCTTCACCGGCGATGTTGGCGTGATGCACCCAGACGGGTACTTGGAAGTCAAAGACCGATCAAAGGACGTAATCATAAGCGGTGGAGAAAATCTGAGCAGCGTAGAGGTAGAGTCCATCTTGTACACGCACCCGGCGGTGAACGAAGCGGCGGTGGTGGCACGGCCGGACGAGTTCTGGGGTGAGACGCCGTGTGCGTTCGTCAGCTTGAAGGAGGGCATCAAACAAAAGCCGACGGAGAGCGACGTCATAGCTTTTTGCCGGGAGAAACTGCCGCGCTACATGGTGCCGAAGACGGTGGTCTTTAAGGATGAGCTGCCTAAAACCTCCACCGGAAAAATACAGAAATTCTTGCTAAGGAATATGGCGGCGGCGATGGGGGCGTCGAAGATGAGTAGGCTTTAG